In one window of Zingiber officinale cultivar Zhangliang chromosome 11A, Zo_v1.1, whole genome shotgun sequence DNA:
- the LOC122031206 gene encoding uncharacterized protein LOC122031206, with protein MGSGISTNLTFDENIMCPICLEIPHNAVLLNCSSYHKGCRPFMCNTDNSLSNCFDQYKRSKGSSAAAMVASTASVVSSSQNFQVIPLNFNGLTCPFCRGDVTGFIVVDNVRAYFDMKKRCCQEKHCEYVGNYVELQQHARQEHPNSRPSEVDPEREREWESFQQSSRGTTLLESFLEPLGAPIFLAIYGRNHRLI; from the coding sequence ATGGGTTCTGGAATCTCAACAAATCTAACCTTCGATGAGAATATTATGTGCCCGATCTGTTTGGAAATTCCACACAACGCAGTGCTCCTTAATTGCAGTTCATACCATAAAGGATGTAGGCCATTCATGTGTAACACGGATAATTCTCTCTCAAACTGTTTCGATCAGTATAAACGTTCAAAAGGTTCTTCTGCCGCCGCAATGGTTGCTTCAACTGCATCAGTGGTATCATCGTCGCAAAACTTTCAAGTAATTCCTTTGAATTTCAATGGCCTCACTTGCCCATTCTGTCGAGGAGATGTTACGGGATTTATTGTGGTCGATAACGTCCGTGCATACTTTGACATGAAGAAAAGGTGCTGCCAAGAGAAGCATTGTGAGTACGTCGGCAACTATGTTGAACTCCAACAGCATGCTAGACAAGAGCATCCGAATTCTCGACCATCTGAAGTTGACCCAGAAAGAGAACGAGAATGGGAGAGTTTTCAGCAGTCCTCGAGAGGTACAACTTTGCTTGAGAGTTTTCTGGAGCCCTTGGGAGCTCCAATTTTCCTTGCAATCTATGGTAGAAACCACAGATTAATCTGA